A window from Triticum aestivum cultivar Chinese Spring chromosome 6D, IWGSC CS RefSeq v2.1, whole genome shotgun sequence encodes these proteins:
- the LOC123146337 gene encoding disease resistance protein PIK6-NP produces the protein MAMEVALVSVATGVLKPVIAKLFVLLGNEYKRFKSVRKEIKSLAHELAAMDAFLLKMSEAEDPDVRDKVWMNEVRELSYDLDDAIDDFMQSIGDKDEKPDGFIEKIKSSLGKLGKMKARRRIGREIQDLKKQIVEAGNTNARYNCRQTVNNTQNDTVNPRAVAIFEHASKLVGIDGPKAEIIKLLAQEDGRASTQQQRKIVSIVGSGGMGKTTLAKQVYEELKGKFERHAFISVSRNPDIINILRAILSELSGQGNADTIAWSIEQMICKITNFLGDKRYIIVVDDLWDVKTWNDLKCAFPVTSFGSIIITTTRINEVADSCLSSCHGHIYNIRHLDMVHSRELFNIRLFDSSENCPSHLEKVSGEILEKCVGLPLAIISISGLLATKERTENQWNQVKDSIGRALERNPSVEGMMKILSLSYFDLPSHLKTCLLYLSIFPEDSIIEKKALIWRWIAEGFIQKDGKYTSYQLGERCFNELLNRCLIQVAWTEEYGKVESCRVHDVILDFIISKAIEENFVTFVGVPCITSGIQRKVRRLSLQVDVKEHSILKKGLVLSHVRSVNVFGYTVEIPSLDEFRYLRVLDFELCRQVENQHLANIGNLFQLRHLNLSWTEVSELPEEIGRLHCLEMLDIRGTKVHELPATIVNLKKLVDLLVDTRVKFPNGIAKMQAMEMLEQVGVFRQQFNFLQELGQLQNMRKLALDFEGDHVTVDGMGEGECNEAIASSLRNLEDLISLTVHGGSVLQQGPVCSLPRSIQELFMTQSSHLRRVPKWVSSLVNLQQLHLQVEEFEQEDLCILGSLPGLLILELTMENIDSRLTITREAGFRCLRKFSFGVVRWMMFEAGSMPRLETLELRIWSGEESDVDHTDSHTASVGDFDFGIGNLPCLVTLKYATHGCDDCNAAAKASMERAAGTYPNCPSPLFQKLDMTHTTRDCHLRRREREEREECDARRREARLREREEWEALQGTLRNLSTLSSPTKRFGGQSPWTRSPRPSGRTTPQINVDSTSGLPARTASSRMNDGSDGALLLQPHAPSATTMNPSTTSFSNVST, from the exons ATGGCCATGGAGGTGGCTCTTGTTAGTGTGGCGACAGGGGTCCTCAAGCCTGTCATAGCGAAGCTGTTTGTTCTGCTCGGCAACGAGTACAAGCGTTTCAAGTCAGTTCGCAAGGAGATCAAGTCCCTCGCTCATGAGCTGGCTGCCATGGATGCTTTTCTCCTCAAGATGTCAGAGGCGGAGGATCCCGATGTGCGGGATAAGGTGTGGATGAATGAGGTGCGGGAGCTCTCCTATGACCTGGACGATGCCATCGACGACTTCATGCAGAGCATAGGTGACAAAGACGAAAAGCCAGATGGCTTCATTGAGAAGATCAAGAGCTCACTAGGGAAGTTGGGGAAGATGAAGGCTCGCCGTCGGATCGGGAGAGAGATTCAGGATCTGAAGAAACAGATCGTTGAGGCGGGCAATACAAATGCAAGGTACAACTGTCGCCAGACCGTCAATAACACACAAAATGATACCGTTAACCCTAGAGCTGTTGCTATCTTTGAGCATGCCTCAAAGCTCGTTGGGATTGATGGACCCAAGGCTGAGATAATCAAGCTATTGGCACAAGAGGATGGACGCGCGTCAACACAACAACAACGGAAGATTGTCTCCATCGTTGGATCTGGAGGTATGGGCAAGACAACTCTTGCAAAGCAAGTCTATGAAGAACTCAAAGGAAAATTCGAGAGACATGCTTTCATATCCGTGTCGCGGAATCCAGACATTATAAATATCCTAAGGGCTATTCTTAGCGAACTTAGCGGTCAAGGTAATGCTGACACAATAGCATGGAGTATAGAACAAATGATCTGCAAGATCACCAATTTCCTAGGAGACAAAAG GTACATTATTGTTGTTGACGATCTATGGGATGTGAAAACATGGAATGATTTGAAGTGTGCGTTCCCCGTGACTAGTTTTGGCAGTATAATAATCACCACTACTCGTATTAATGAGGTTGCAGATTCATGTTTGTCATCATGTCATGGTCATATTTATAATATAAGGCATCTTGATATGGTGCATTCGAGGGAACTTTTTAACATAAGGTTGTTCGATTCTAGTGAAAATTGCCCTTCACACCTTGAAAAAGTTTCTGGGGAAATTTTGGAAAAATGTGTTGGTTTACCTTTGGCAATCATTTCTATATCTGGTTTGTTGGCTACCAAAGAAAGAACAGAGAATCAGTGGAATCAAGTGAAAGATTCAATTGGTCGTGCACTTGAAAGGAATCCTAGCGTTGAAGgaatgatgaagatattgtcacttAGTTACTTTGATCTACCTTCTCATCTGAAAACTTGTCTCCTGTATCTGAGTATTTTTCCTGAAGATTCTATAATTGAGAAGAAAGCTCTTATATGGAGATGGATTGCTGAGGGGTTCATTCAGAAAGATGGCAAATATACATCATACCAGTTAGGAGAGAGGTGTTTCAATGAGCTCCTGAATAGGTGTTTGATCCAAGTTGCATGGACAGAAGAATATGGTAAGGTGGAGAGTTGTCGAGTTCATGACGTAATACTTGATTTCATCATATCCAAGGCCATTGAAGAGAATTTTGTTACTTTTGTTGGTGTCCCTTGTATAACCAGTGGGATACAAAGAAAAGTTCGTCGTCTCTCTCTCCAAGTTGATGTGAAAGAACATTCTATATTAAAGAAAGGCCTGGTGTTGTCTCATGTCCGCTCAGTAAATGTTTTTGGGTATACAGTGGAAATCCCTTCTCTGGATGAGTTCAGATATTTGCGAGTTCTGGACTTTGAGCTTTGCCGCCAAGTGGAAAACCAGCATCTTGCAAATATAGGGAACTTGTTTCAGTTGAGGCACCTGAACCTGAGTTGGACGGAAGTAAGTGAGCTCCCGGAAGAAATCGGCCGTCTACATTGCTTAGAGATGCTGGACATAAGAGGCACCAAAGTACATGAATTACCAGCAACTATTGTTAATCTTAAGAAATTGGTGGATCTGCTTGTTGATACTAGAGTTAAGTTTCCTAATGGAATTGCAAAGATGCAAGCAATGGAGATGTTGGAACAGGTGGGTGTGTTCAGGCAGCAGTTTAACTTCCTGCAAGAACTTGGGCAGCTACAGAATATGAGGAAACTGGCCCTCGATTTTGAAGGAGATCATGTCACTGTAGATGGGATGGGAGAGGGCGAGTGCAATGAGGCTATTGCCTCTTCTCTTCGTAATCTAGAGGACTTAATTTCTCTAACTGTTCATGGTGGAAGCGTCTTACAGCAGGGACCGGTGTGTTCTCTTCCGCGTAGCATCCAGGAACTCTTCATGACCCAGTCCTCACATCTACGGCGCGTTCCAAAATGGGTGAGCTCCCTCGTAAACCTGCAGCAGCTGCACCTTCAAGTGGAAGAGTTCGAGCAGGAAGACCTGTGCATCCTTGGAAGCTTACCTGGTCTGCTTATTCTGGAACTAACAATGGAAAATATAGATAGTAGGCTTACAATCACCCGTGAAGCTGGCTTCCGATGCTTGAGGAAGTTCTCATTTGGAGTAGTTAGATGGATGATGTTTGAAGCGGGATCCATGCCTAGGCTAGAAACACTTGAACTCAGAATTTGGTCAGGAGAAGAGTCCGACGTGGACCATACCGATTCTCACACTGCCAGTGTTGGTGATTTTGATTTCGGAATAGGAAACCTTCCCTGCCTCGTTACTCTCAAATATGCAACACATGGCTGCGATGATTGCAATGCGGCTGCAAAGGCTTCTATGGAGAGAGCAGCTGGCACATATCCCAATTGCCCATCTCCACTCTTTCAAAAACTGGATATGACCCACACCACCCGTGACTGTCATTTGAGGAG GCGTGAACGTGAGGAGCGTGAGGAGTGTGATGCCAGACGTCGTGAGGCCAGGCTTCGTGAACGTGAGGAGTGGGAAGCCCTACAAGGGACGCTGAGAAACCTTTCAACGCTAAGCTCGCCTACCAAGCGGTTTGGAGGACAAAGCCCATGGACACGCTCGCCCCGGCCATCTGGCAGAACTACGCCTCAAATAAATGTCGACTCTACCTCTGGCTTGCCCGCAAGGACCGCCTCTTCACGAATGAACGACGGTTCAGACGGGGCATTGCTACTTCAGCCGCATGCCCCTTCTGCGACCACTATGAATCCATCAACCACCTCCTTTTCGAATGTCAGCACATAG
- the LOC123146336 gene encoding disease resistance protein RGA2: MERVALVGLQLVVSPILKKLIADASTYLGVDMASELHELETTIMPQFELMIEAANKGNHRIKLEKWVQELKEAICKAEDLLDKHEYNLLKRQAKSGSASTSTCMHPAFNWLSNLGTKNRKVLHQLKELKAILAKGKELHELLCLPAGSNNSAEGPAIPQATSLPPLKVIGRDKDRDRIINFLTEPVGAATDSIYSGLAIVGAGGMGKSTLAQHVYNDKRVQEHFDVRMWVCISRRLDVRRHTREIIESAAKRECPRVDNLDTLQCQLRDMLQISEKVLLVLDDVWFDDSSSQMEWDQLLAPLVSQLKGSKVLVTSRRDTFPCALRCEKVLRLDTMEDTQFLALFKYYAFVGAEIINLSLLERLEEIAEKIAKRLGRSPLAAKVVGSQLKGKMDISAWKNALTLKIENLSEPRTALLWSYQKLDPRLQRCFAYCSLFPKGHKYDTDELVHLLVVEGLVDSCNQNRRMLDIGRDYLNEMVSASFLQPVSTRFQGTYYIMHDLLHDLAESLSEQDCFRLEDDKVTEIPCTVRHLSVCVESIKRHKHNICKLRNLRTVICIEPLTDDISGIFDQVLQYLKKLRVLHLCFYNSSKLPESVGVLKHLRYLNLVKTSIAELPGSLCALYHLQVLQLNDKVKSLPDKLCNLSKLWHLEGYRDLTYQLYQVALPQIPYIGKLTLLQHLEEFCVQKQKGSELQQLRDMKELGGSLNVRNLENVSGKNEAIDSKLYLKSHLGTLSLVWSCNDGTSVEDGLQLEIIEGLKPPPQLHCLKIEGYKCATYPSWLLEGLYFENLQSFTLVNCSALEGLPLNTKLFRHCTKLQLQNVSTLKSLSCLPAALTHLMIGSCPLLTFITDGELEQHDERENIMRTDYLASQLAFIWEVDSGSEIRKVLSSEHSSLKQLMDSDKSHLQTIASAIERENNEVMLKEDIIKAWICCHEQRIGFIYGRSIGMSLVPPSGLCRLHLSSCSITDGALAVCLDGLASLTRLALEEIMTLTTLPSQDVLQHLTKLDYMFIKSCWCLRSLGGLRAATSLLEVRLITCPSLDLARGADLLPLSLEKLHISRCVVAANSISGDLPQLVNLSMFGCRSSASLSIGHLTSLESLSLGGFPDLCFLEGLSSLKVHHVYLKDVPKLNAECIAQFRAQKTLTVSSPAMLSQMILAEGFTVPSFLCLEGCKDPSVSFEESASFTSVKCLRLCGCEMRSLPGNLKCFSSLTTLQIHMCPNISSLPDLPSSLQRIVVWHSELLKKSCQAPDGESWPKIEHIRWKEFREF; this comes from the coding sequence ATGGAGAGGGTGGCGCTGGTTGGTTTACAATTGGTAGTGTCGCCGATCCTGAAGAAACTCATCGCGGATGCCTCAACTTACCTTGGGGTTGACATGGCGAGTGAGCTCCATGAACTGGAGACCACCATCATGCCGCAGTTCGAGCTCATGATTGAAGCAGCTAACAAGGGCAACCACAGGATCAAGTTGGAAAAATGGGTCCAAGAGCTTAAAGAAGCCATCTGCAAAGCCGAAGACCTGCTCGACAAGCATGAGTACAACCTCCTCAAGCGCCAAGCAAAGAGCGGGAGTGCCTCCACCAGCACTTGTATGCATCCTGCGTTTAACTGGCTGTCCAATCTGGGCACCAAGAACAGGAAGGTACTTCACCAGCTCAAGGAACTGAAGGCCATTCTTGCGAAAGGCAAAGAGCTCCATGAACTTCTTTGCTTACCAGCTGGTAGTAATAATAGTGCAGAGGGCCCTGCTATTCCTCAAGCCACATCATTACCACCTCTGAAAGTAATAGGTCGTGACAAGGATCGCGATCGTATAATAAACTTTCTTACCGAGCCTGTTGGTGCTGCCACCGACTCTATATATTCAGGTCTGGCTATTGTTGGAGCAGGAGGCATGGGAAAATCCACCTTGGCAcaacatgtttacaatgacaagaGGGTACAAGAGCATTTTGATGTCCGGATGTGGGTGTGCATCTCACGCAGACTTGATGTCCGTCGTCATACACGGGAGATCATCGAGTCCGCGGCCAAGAGGGAGTGCCCGCGTGTTGATAATCTGGATACTCTCCAGTGCCAACTAAGGGACATGCTGCAGATATCAGAGAAAGTCTTGCTTGTGTTGGATGATGTTTGGTTTGATGATTCGAGCAGTCAGATGGAATGGGACCAGCTGTTAGCTCCTCTGGTTTCACAGCTCAAGGGAAGCAAAGTTTTGGTAACTTCTCGACGGGATACATTTCCTTGTGCTCTTCGCTGTGAAAAGGTGCTCCGGTTGGATACCATGGAAGATACCCAGTTCCTTGCACTCTTCAAATACTATGCCTTCGTTGGGGCAGAAATCATAAACCTTTCATTGCTTGAAAGGCTAGAAGAGATTGCAGAGAAGATAGCTAAAAGGCTTGGACGGTCTCCCTTGGCTGCAAAAGTTGTGGGTTCGCAGTTGAAAGGGAAAATGGATATATCTGCCTGGAAAAATGCTCTAACTTTAAAGATTGAAAACTTAAGCGAGCCCAGGACAGCCCTGTTGTGGAGTTATCAAAAGTTAGATCCACGTCTTCAGAGGTGCTTTGCATATTGCAGCTTGTTTCCAAAAGGGCACAAATATGACACTGATGAGTTGGTTCACCTGCTGGTAGTGGAGGGACTTGTTGATTCATGCAACCAGAATAGGAGAATGCTAGATATTGGGAGGGATTACCTCAATGAGATGGTCTCTGCATCTTTCTTGCAACCAGTTTCTACTAGATTTCAGGGCACATACTACATCATGCATGATCTTCTTCATGATTTGGCAGAGTCGCTCTCTGAACAAGACTGCTTCAGATTAGAGGATGATAAGGTGACAGAAATACCATGCACTGTCCGACATCTATCTGTCTGTGTTGAGAGTATCAAACGACATAAGCACAATATCTGCAAGCTACGTAATTTACGCACTGTTATCTGCATCGAACCACTTACAGATGACATAAGTGGTATTTTCGATCAGGTTCTGCAATATTTGAAGAAGTTACGTGTGCTCCATTTGTGCTTTTACAATAGCAGCAAGCTACCTGAATCTGTAGGTGTGCTGAAGCACCTTCGGTATTTGAACCTCGTCAAAACTTCTATTGCCGAGTTGCCTGGATCATTATGTGCTCTTTATCACCTACAGGTACTTCAGTTAAACGATAAAGTTAAGAGCTTGCCTGACAAACTCTGCAATTTAAGCAAGCTATGGCATCTTGAAGGGTATCGCGATCTGACATACCAGCTGTATCAAGTAGCTCTGCCTCAAATTCCTTATATAGGCAAGCTAACTTTGCTCCAACATCTTGAAGAATTTTGTGTGCAAAAGCAGAAGGGGTCTGAGTTGCAACAGCTCAGAGACATGAAAGAGCTTGGTGGCAGTTTAAATGTCAGAAATCTGGAGAATGTCAGTGGAAAGAATGAAGCCATAGACTCTAAGCTATATCTGAAAAGTCACCTTGGAACCCTCAGCCTTGTCTGGAGTTGCAATGATGGCACGAGTGTAGAGGACGGTTTACAGTTGGAGATTATAGAAGGTTTGAAGCCGCCGCCTCAACTTCATTGCCTCAAAATTGAGGGCTACAAATGTGCCACGTATCCAAGTTGGTTACTTGAGGGTTTGTATTTTGAAAATTTGCAATCTTTTACGCTTGTTAACTGCAGTGCGTTAGAAGGCCTGCCACTCAATACCAAGCTCTTCAGGCATTGCACTAAACTGCAGCTCCAGAATGTGTCAACTCTGAAATCATTATCTTGTCTTCCAGCAGCACTTACTCACTTAATGATTGGCAGTTGTCCATTGCTTACGTTTATTACTGATGGTGAGCTAGAACAGCATGATGAGAGAGAGAACATCATGAGGACAGACTACTTGGCATCACAACTTGCCTTCATATGGGAGGTGGATTCCGGATCAGAAATTAGGAAAGTATTATCATCAGAACATTCATCTCTGAAGCAGTTGATGGATTCTGACAAGTCACATCTTCAAACCATTGCAAGTGCTATAGAAAGAGAAAACAACGAGGTAATGCTGAAAGAggatatcatcaaggcgtggataTGTTGCCACGAGCAGAGGATTGGATTCATTTACGGAAGAAGCATCGGGATGTCGTTGGTTCCACCGTCAGGGCTTTGTCGACTTCACCTTTCTTCGTGCAGTATTACAGATGGGGCATTAGCTGTTTGCCTTGATGGTCTCGCTTCACTGACAAGGTTGGCCTTAGAGGAGATCATGACTTTAACTACACTTCCGTCGCAAGATGTACTCCAACATTTGACAAAGCTTGACTACATGTTCATCAAATCTTGCTGGTGTTTGAGGTCACTAGGAGGCTTAAGAGCTGCTACCTCTCTTTTGGAGGTTAGATTGATTACCTGCCCTTCGTTAGACTTGGCACGTGGAGCAGATTTATTGCCATTATCTCTTGAGAAGCTCCATATATCCCGTTGCGTTGTCGCAGCCAATTCCATCAGTGGTGACTTGCCGCAGCTGGTAAACCTTTCCATGTTTGGGTGCAGAAGCTCTGCATCCTTGTCGATTGGCCATCTGACCTCCCTTGAATCATTGTCACTAGGAGGTTTCCCGGATCTGTGCTTTCTTGAAGGCTTGTCTTCCCTGAAAGTTCATCATGTATATTTGAAAGATGTTCCCAAGCTAAATGCAGAGTGCATCGCACAGTTTCGGGCCCAGAAAACACTCACTGTTAGCAGCCCTGCGATGCTCAGCCAAATGATCTTGGCTGAAGGCTTTACAGTTCCATCATTTCTTTGTCTTGAAGGATGCAAGGATCCATCCGTTTCATTTGAAGAATCTGCAAGTTTCACTTCCGTCAAGTGCCTGAGACTATGCGGCTGTGAAATGCGTTCCCTGCCAGGAAATCTCAAGTGCTTCTCCAGCCTGACGACACTTCAAATCCATATGTGCCCCAATATATCATCGTTGCCAGATCTGCCATCCTCCCTCCAGAGGATAGTCGTGTGGCATTCCGAACTCCTCAAGAAGAGCTGCCAAGCCCCGGATGGAGAAAGCTGGCCAAAGATTGAGCATATTCGCTGGAAAGAATTCAGAGAATTTTGA